A region of Streptomyces halobius DNA encodes the following proteins:
- a CDS encoding alanine racemase produces the protein MLPGTVRQRLLELTQAGTPVSAYVYDGAVAAERARELRTALPEWAAVYYAVKANSFPGIVEALAPHVDGFEVASCSELELAAPAKPVTGGTPIPVVAAGPAKSVPVLTALVRAGVEAINAESLLELHRISRIAVGEGVRARVALRVNPASIPVTGSLHMGGVPAQFGVAEPDVPEVLREALRLPGLDVIGFHIHAASNNLDAEAHAAYLRWCVEWSVRTAQENGVDLRHVDIGGGIGVAFEGEKPFDIVRFGELACQVDVPAGVKVVLEPGRFLVADCGWYAAEVTDVKQSYGEAFVVLRGGINHFQLPTSWDIVHNIAVLPVDNWTEDCHRPAAENTRVTVVGELCTPEDTLLRDVHVDRVRAGDLVVFPYAGSYGWEFAMHRFLGHPVADRLLV, from the coding sequence GTGCTCCCCGGCACGGTCCGTCAACGGCTGCTGGAATTGACGCAGGCCGGGACGCCGGTCTCGGCCTATGTGTATGACGGCGCGGTCGCCGCCGAGCGTGCGCGCGAGCTGCGCACGGCGCTCCCGGAGTGGGCAGCCGTCTACTACGCCGTGAAGGCCAACTCCTTCCCGGGGATTGTCGAGGCGCTCGCCCCGCACGTCGACGGGTTCGAGGTCGCGTCCTGCTCGGAGCTCGAACTCGCCGCCCCGGCAAAGCCGGTGACCGGGGGCACCCCGATACCCGTCGTCGCGGCCGGCCCCGCGAAGTCCGTCCCCGTCCTCACTGCCCTGGTCCGCGCCGGAGTTGAGGCGATCAACGCCGAGAGCCTGCTGGAGCTCCACCGGATCAGCAGGATCGCGGTGGGTGAAGGCGTCCGTGCCAGGGTGGCGCTTCGCGTCAACCCCGCGAGCATCCCGGTCACCGGTTCCCTGCACATGGGCGGTGTTCCCGCCCAGTTCGGGGTCGCGGAGCCCGACGTGCCCGAGGTGCTGCGCGAGGCATTGCGGCTGCCCGGCCTGGACGTGATCGGCTTTCACATCCACGCGGCGTCCAACAACCTCGACGCCGAGGCGCATGCCGCGTATCTGCGCTGGTGCGTGGAGTGGAGTGTGCGGACCGCCCAGGAGAACGGGGTCGACCTGCGGCATGTCGACATCGGCGGCGGCATCGGCGTCGCTTTCGAGGGCGAGAAGCCCTTCGACATCGTCCGCTTCGGCGAGCTGGCCTGTCAGGTCGACGTCCCCGCCGGGGTGAAGGTCGTGCTGGAGCCCGGCCGTTTCCTGGTCGCCGACTGCGGCTGGTACGCGGCCGAGGTGACGGACGTGAAGCAGTCCTACGGCGAGGCGTTCGTCGTCCTGCGCGGCGGCATCAACCACTTCCAGCTGCCCACGTCCTGGGACATCGTCCACAACATCGCCGTACTTCCCGTCGACAACTGGACCGAGGACTGCCACCGCCCGGCGGCCGAGAACACCCGTGTGACCGTCGTCGGCGAGCTGTGCACCCCTGAGGACACCCTGCTGCGCGACGTCCACGTGGACCGAGTACGCGCCGGTGACCTCGTCGTCTTCCCGTACGCGGGCTCCTACGGCTGGGAGTTCGCCATGCACCGCTTCCTCGGCCACCCCGTCGCCGACCGCCTCCTGGTCTGA
- a CDS encoding HEAT repeat domain-containing protein — protein sequence MTITRQDTDAIRALQGLEDGRTSVRLRAALAVGTTPDPRCVDKLIERCAIEPEFFVRDMLTWALTRHPVSMTLPELVREVRSERVQARSQALHTLSKIGDRQAWPAITQALLSDADDEVARSAWRAAVVLVPEGEESALATGLVTQLGRGERETQLSLSRALVALGEVIVPALRAATTAPAPRVRAHAFATQRLLRDPDAGFEFAIEEAKRVVALGGSGQEGQ from the coding sequence ATGACGATCACGAGACAGGACACGGATGCGATACGGGCGCTCCAGGGGCTGGAGGACGGCCGTACGTCCGTGCGACTGCGGGCTGCTCTGGCGGTCGGCACGACACCTGACCCGCGCTGCGTCGACAAGCTCATCGAGCGATGCGCGATCGAGCCCGAGTTCTTCGTCCGCGACATGCTGACCTGGGCGCTCACCCGCCACCCGGTGTCCATGACGCTGCCCGAGCTGGTCCGCGAAGTTCGCTCGGAGCGTGTGCAGGCACGGAGCCAGGCGCTGCACACGCTGTCCAAGATCGGGGACCGGCAGGCGTGGCCGGCGATCACACAGGCGCTGCTGTCCGACGCCGACGACGAGGTGGCGCGGAGCGCCTGGCGGGCCGCGGTCGTGCTCGTGCCGGAAGGCGAGGAGTCCGCATTGGCCACGGGGTTGGTGACGCAGCTCGGGCGCGGTGAGCGGGAGACACAGCTGAGTCTCAGCCGGGCGCTGGTCGCGCTGGGGGAAGTGATTGTGCCGGCTCTGCGTGCTGCGACGACGGCCCCTGCCCCGCGCGTTCGCGCGCACGCGTTCGCCACACAACGGCTGCTACGCGACCCGGACGCCGGATTCGAGTTCGCGATCGAGGAGGCCAAGCGCGTCGTGGCCCTTGGCGGCTCCGGTCAGGAGGGACAATAG
- a CDS encoding GNAT family N-acetyltransferase — MPRSISSITPKPMGSPTGLAIEYHGGAAVAAHPERWARAYEDVYAEGLGLADHCDPPISDRLMRHAERPGFALVAALDGDDVAGFVYGYTLPPDSLWWDGLTPDPGAEFRREYPDRTVGVCELLVRSSWRRSGTAVSLFEAFLAERREERAAALVAADNDVTIALYARYGFRPIGRMAPYPGWRPHVMIVRELGRR; from the coding sequence GTGCCTCGTTCGATCAGTTCCATCACGCCCAAACCCATGGGCTCGCCGACCGGATTGGCGATCGAGTACCACGGCGGAGCCGCCGTCGCCGCGCATCCGGAACGGTGGGCACGAGCCTACGAGGACGTCTACGCCGAGGGGCTGGGGCTTGCCGACCACTGCGACCCACCGATCTCGGACCGCCTGATGCGGCATGCGGAGCGCCCCGGCTTCGCACTGGTGGCCGCACTGGACGGCGATGACGTGGCCGGATTCGTCTACGGATACACCCTGCCGCCCGATTCGCTGTGGTGGGACGGCCTGACGCCGGACCCTGGGGCGGAGTTCCGCCGTGAGTATCCGGACCGCACGGTAGGCGTGTGCGAGTTGCTGGTGCGCTCGTCATGGCGGCGCTCCGGTACCGCGGTCTCGCTGTTCGAGGCGTTTCTCGCGGAGCGGCGGGAGGAGCGCGCCGCGGCCCTTGTGGCCGCGGACAACGACGTGACGATCGCCCTCTACGCCAGGTACGGGTTCAGGCCGATCGGCCGGATGGCACCGTACCCCGGGTGGCGGCCGCACGTGATGATCGTGCGCGAGCTCGGCCGCCGCTGA